A single window of Macadamia integrifolia cultivar HAES 741 unplaced genomic scaffold, SCU_Mint_v3 scaffold205, whole genome shotgun sequence DNA harbors:
- the LOC122065531 gene encoding uncharacterized protein LOC122065531 — protein sequence MKDKGKAVEVSRGYWFSEYSSSSDLPCRKHPSSSSVGICAYCLKDRLVKLVCSDCGEQRLSSCSCSDVSSYPNSCSVEVGSVGRISFLIENEKTDLLRSNLKPVSDEKKSDSVVVLKRSSSRSIDVKKSGLWMFRKFFRKKKEKGLEISEKNTGVSEDKDEIWSFDHMGMSRSRSVSGFRTSLDETTGNGGLPLSGNRDMVSESLFQDNPTTGGLKSFQLSGLSEKSQGDCHSLRAVNSRSSWPVAAEADFNGLDESGFIDLKLDSSSELKAVEVSDLKMGGFSESEHGFSGERVRDISKHGFQSFRYSSGAELWSNGGSCRITVNEKGIKKSNKSLKVWRWVFRHH from the coding sequence ATGAAAGACAAAGGCAAAGCTGTTGAAGTCTCTAGGGGTTACTGGTTTTCAGAATACTCTTCTTCGTCAGACCTGCCCTGTAGGAAACACCCATCTTCCTCATCAGTTGGAATCTGCGCTTACTGTCTAAAGGACCGATTGGTAAAGCTTGTCTGCTCTGATTGTGGAGAGCAACGCCTCTCCTCTTGCTCCTGCTCCGACGTATCTTCTTACCCCAATTCTTGCTCAGTCGAGGTTGGTAGTGTTGGTCGGATTTCATTCCTCATTGAAAACGAGAAGACTGATTTGTTACGTTCCAATTTGAAGCCAGTCTCTGATGAGAAGAAGTCTGATTCTGTTGTGGTCCTCAAAAGGAGCAGCAGCAGGTCCATTGATGTCAAAAAGAGTGGACTTTGGATGTTTAGGAAGTTTTtcaggaagaaaaaagagaagggtcTGGAGATTTCTGAGAAAAACACAGGAGTATCTGAAGATAAAGATGAGATATGGAGTTTTGATCATATGGGTATGTCTAGATCCAGGTCTGTTAGCGGTTTCAGGACTAGTCTTGATGAGACAACAGGGAATGGTGGCCTTCCTCTCTCAGGCAATAGAGATATGGTTTCGGAGTCTCTTTTTCAGGATAACCCCACTACAGGTGGCCTTAAAAGTTTCCAATTAAGTGGTTTATCAGAGAAATCACAGGGGGATTGCCATAGTCTTAGAGCTGTAAATAGTAGAAGTTCATGGCCAGTAGCAGCTGAAGCTGATTTCAATGGCTTGGATGAATCAGGCTTTATTGACTTGAAGCTTGATTCATCTTCAGAATTAAAAGCAGTGGAGGTCTCTGATCTGAAGATGGGTGGTTTCTCTGAATCAGAACATGGTTTTAGCGGTGAAAGAGTGCGTGATATCTCAAAACATGGGTTTCAATCTTTTCGTTATTCGAGTGGAGCTGAGCTGTGGAGTAATGGAGGGTCGTGCAGGATCACAGTTAACGAGAAGGGAATAAAGAAAAGCAACAAAAGCCTGAAAGTATGGAGATGGGTATTCAGGCATCATTAA